One Vicia villosa cultivar HV-30 ecotype Madison, WI linkage group LG5, Vvil1.0, whole genome shotgun sequence genomic window, ttaattaatttaacagtaTTGATGATGAataaaaatctttactaaaatTATGGTTTATAtggatatattaattttaaatttttgtttaaaataataatataaaataaaaaatcattaataTCACAATCATTAATTAGGTTAATGGGTCTAAGGTTTGAGAAATTTAAATTCTATAATCAACGAAAACTATAAAAATTTAATCAGATAAAATCGATTCAAATAATTTTTGAATtagtttgttttaaattaataaatttataaatcgaCCTTTACTTATGAACACTCTCTAAAAAGTAtgttcaaatttattttttagttttttttttggttttaatattaatattaagttTATTAAACTATCTAATtttatttgaaagttaatcttgTTATCAAGTAGTTTTAGTGTTATCTCGATTacaattacaaaaaattaaatcatttaagtgttgataaatttattttttaatttaatgagTAAAACTTGACGTTGTTGAATGTGAGTGATATCATCACCTAAttcaaactcaaaatttaatagttattataaattgcaattatttttttctttcaaaaagagCATGTATCTTGTAGAAcataaaattgaatttaattcataACCTATTAGTTGGAAGGAGCCTCTATTATATAATTCAATATTAGTAATATAAAAATACAAAGTTTATTTGGAAGCATACCCACATAATGAACTCAAGCATCATCAGCCGTAAATGGTCCCACACCTTACTTTGAGACTGGTCCCACCAGCTCATGTGTCTGGTTAGGTGGACCCATTTCATTTCCTTCCTCCAATATAAAATCTAAAGTGGAGCTGGCAAGGTTCCCAAAAGTAACATTTTTGTTCACACAAAATTCTTAcacattgaaaaaaaaaaccatttctTACAAAGTACTTTATTTCCAATACACTAATCCACATAAAACACTAATTATACAAGAAaatgtttcacatttatttttaaattacaaatAAGTAAGATCACGAGCTTCCAACAAACATTCTCACAATAAAATTTTACTAGTTTTTAGATGAATTTCAATTTTACATAATTATCAATGTAAATGATTTAATTACAATGACAACATTCATATCTACATTATCATATTAAAATTTTACTCATTAGTCTTTAGATGAGTAACTAAGATGATAAAATTTCGAATCtgcattaaaataattaaatatttttgcataattatcaattcaattgatttaattaaaatgacGTAATTTGAAACCCGCATTTTTACAACAGAATTTTACTCATTAATCCTGAGATAAATAAGTAAGATGACCAAGGTTGGAATCCACTTCCCTCAACAGTCAAACCAAGTGAATTGCCATAGAAGCCATAGAAGAGTTTCACATTTTCCATTGGAAAATTTATAAATTTCCCAAAAAAGCATTTCATTAATATTGCTTGAAAAGAAATTTACattctttaatttgttttgaCTCAAGAACATTACTTTTTCCCTCTAAGTCTAAATAAAacacccctctctctctctctctctctctctctctctctctctctctctctctctctccaaaaTACAGTTTTGACATCTTGTCTGAAAACTCTATAATCctttactctttttcttttgtacatagaaaaacaaaatacAGAGGAATCAATCAACAACAACCATGGCAGCCAACAAGTTTGCAACCATGTTACACAGAAACACCAACAAACTCACCCTTGTTCTTGTCTACGCAATCCTCGAATGGATTCTCATAATTTTCCTTCTTCTAAATTCCCTTTTTTCATATCTAATCATAAAGTTTGCTGATTATTTCGGTCTCAAAAGACCCTGCATGTGGTGTGCTAGAATTGATCATTTCTTAGAGTCTGGAAAAACCATGAACCCTTGCAGAGATCTTGTTTGTGAAGCTCATGCTGTTGAGATTTCCAAACTGGGATTCTGTTCAAATCATCATAAACTTGCTGAATCAGATGATATGTGTGAGGATTGTTCAGTTTCGGTTTCGTTTTCGTCGAAGCCGAATTGTGTTGAGTTGTCGAAAAGTATTGATTTTTTTCCATGGATGAAGGAGATTGATAGGATTGAAGGTGGTGATGGGAAGGTTgttgagaaagatgaagagggTTTGAGGTGTTCTTGCTGTGGTGTTAATTTTGATAACAGGTTTTACCCTCCTTGTATTGTGATTAACCCTTCTATGAACATTTTGGAAAATTTGGATGTTGGACAGAACTTAGAGAAGGTGAATTTGATCAAGGAAGGTGTGCTTGTTTCAGAAGATGATCATTGTTTTGATCACAGTAGATCAGGTTTTTCAGTTGTTCATCATGAGAATCAAGATAAGGTTGAAGAAAAAAGTGGAATTCATATGTTGGTTGAGGTTGAGGAGAATTGTGCTTGTTCTGTTTGTGATGGTGTTAAGGAAACTATGGTTGATGATCTGTACAAGCTTGAAATTGGTTTAGAGAAAGGGGAAGAAACAGTGGATGATGAAAGGTTGAAATTGGTTGTTCCAAAGGctaaggatgatgatgatgatgataaagcTTGTGATATGAGTAGTGTTGAAGTTGAGAAAATTGAGAAAATCGAGGAAATTCAGACGAAACATCTTGATTTTTTCATTCATGGTGATGATTGCAGGTTGATTCCTGTTGAGTTGGTTGATTCCGGTGCCACAGAAAATGGAAACCAAAGTAGATATAACAAGGTGGCGGATGAAGGGTTTAGAGATAATGAAGATTTTATTCTTGACTTTGATATGAATAATACCGATGCTGAAGCTGAACCGTTAATTGAGAATTGGCGCATTTCAGATGCAGAAGCTGAACCGTTAATCGAGAATTGGCGCATTTCAGATGCAGAGGCTGAACCATTAATCGAGAGTTGGCGCATTTCAGATGCAGAAGCTGAACCGTTAATCGAGAATTGGCACGTTTCGGGTGATATTGTGGCGGAATTTTCAtgtcaagagaagaaaactttcTACAGGGTCAATGAGGTTGATGAATCAGGGTTACAAGTAGAACAAAATTTGGAGCAGAATCAAGATGAAGACTTGACCAAGGATGATAATGTTGAAGAAAACGTAGAGAGAATGATGCATGGAGATGGAGAACTAGGTTCATATGTTTCTCTAGGTGATTATTGTTTTCCTTCAAAATGATTTCGCGCGTTTTTTATGTTATGTTCTTGTGATTTTTTATAGCCAACCATTGGTATGATATACTTTGTTTATTGTTGCAGCTTCTGAAGATGCATCACAAACTCAAAGTGAGGAATTTGAAGCAGAAGTATCAATTGGAACTGAAATTCCTGATCAAGAACATGTGGATGAGTATCAAGGCCAAGATATACTTTTCGAAACAAATCAAAGAACGCAAGACGATTCATCTACTAGCTCAGTCAGATTTTATGTTCCACATGATAGTGGTAAGTCTCGATTTCTTTTCCTTCGTTGCCTTAAAACCATGCTTAGAACCGTGGTTTTAAATTGCTGTCTGCAACCGTAACCACAGTATTGCTGACGAGGTTGCCTCTGCAACCGCATTGGACTACAATTGTAGTGTGATTCAAAATCACGTGTGCGTCTGCATGGAACCCCACCAAACACTTTTGCTTATGTTTGTTcaattattttcatcaaaaacgAAAATCTCAGAAACCCCAAAACTCATTTTCTTTTGATGTAATGAAAAATCTTAACTTTAAGCGTCCCATCAAATTTCACTCTGTAACACCTGCAACCCTAGCTACGATCGCAACTGCAATTTTAAACCATGCTTAGAACCATTGTTCTAAATTGAGGTTGCGGTCGCAAACCTTGATATTGCTGGCAAATGCAGCTGATGCAAACTCAATTGCACCTGTGATGCCATTGCGTAGAGTTCTAAAACATTTTACTGCGGCTGCAATTTAGAGTTATGCTTAGAACTTTCTAATGACATAAGctgaaattatttttatttataaaattttgcaATATGTAACTAGGTCATGACAAAGGTGAAGAAGAGTTTGTAGAATTCAACAGCATGTCGCTTGAAGTGAGAATGCCAACATCGAGTAACCATATGCCATCATCTTTTGAGCTTAGTGAGAATGACGAGGAAAAGTTTTCTGACACCCCGACGTCTCttgagaatcttcatcaactaCACAAGAAATTACTTTTTCTTGAGAGGAAAGAGTCAGGAACAGAAGATTCATTGGATGGAAGTGTAATAAGCGACATAGAATGCGGTGAGGTGACGTTTGAGAAGTTAAAATCAGCGTTGAAATCGGAAAGGAAGGCTTTGAAAACTTTATATGCAGAACTCGAAGAAGAAAGAAATGCGTCTGCTATAGCGGCCAATCAAACAATGGCAATGATTAATAGGCTTCAAGAAGAGAAAGCAGCAATGCAGATGGAAGCTTTGCAGTATCAACGAATGATGGACGAACAATCCGAGTACGATCAAGAGGCTATGCAGCTTTTGAATGATCTCATGTTAAAGCGGGAAAAAGAGAAGCATGAGGTGGAAAAGGAACTTGAAGTGTATAGAAAAAAGGTTCATGAATATGAGGTAAGAGAAAAGATGATGTTATCGAGAAGAGATAGTAGCATAAGAAGCAGAACTTCATCTCTTTCTTGTAGTAATGCTGAGGATAGTGATGGAGTGTCCATTGATTTCAATCAAGAAACAAAGGAAGAAAATGGTTTTCACAGCAATCATCAAGAATGCAGCAACCAGAACACTCCGGTAGAAGCTGTCTTATATTTGGAGGAATCGTTATCAAGTTTTGAGGAAGAGAGGTTATCGATACTCGAACAGCTGAAAATATTGGAAGAAAAGCTAATTATATTGAATTATGAAGAAGACCACTGCTTTGACGATGATACTACATCGATAGAACATCTTCGTGAAGAGAACGGAAACGGATATCATCATGATGGAGATCACGATCAGGATGATCACCAAGGTCAGGCAAATGGATTTGTAAACGGTAACGGAAAGCATCATCAAGGAAGAAAAATCACGGCCATAAAAGCCAAGAGGCTTCTTCCACTTTTCGATGCAATCAGCACAGAAACAGAAGATGTAGAATTGAGTGGAGATGAAAACGATTTAGACTTTTCTCAGTTGCAAAATATTTCGGCTGAAAAGGAAAACTTGGATAAGAAAAAGGTTGGTTTAGAAGAGGAGATTGATCATGTTTATGAGAGACTTCAGGTGCTGGAAGCAGATAGAGAGTTTCTAAAGCATTGTATCAGTTCATTGAGGAAAGGCGATAAAGGGTTAGATCTTCTACAAGAAATTTTACAGCATCTACGCGATCTAAGGAATGTGGAACTCAGAGTCAAGAACACAGGCGATCTTGCAGTGTAAAAAAAATCTACGCGTTCAACTCTACCGAAGATATGATAGGTAAATTACACCAACTCTTTCTGATGTAGCAGATATTATTTTGCGTATGTTTGGATTAacttattttagtttatttacataaacacacataatgagaattgtttgagagaacttatgaaCAGAGCCGTCTTTGAGGACGTGCAAGGCGGCCAACAATGCAGGGCCTCACGCTTTTTTATGATTAAGCTATGGCAAAAAGGGCCTTCATACCCATATTTCAAGGTTAAATAAGGCCCTTTAAAAAATTCACAACTCAAATGAAGCTAACCTCAGCTTCTTACATAGGGCCTCTCAAAAGTTTGAGACGGCTCTGCTTGTGAAAGCAACTTATGACATATCCATATACGTATTTCAGCTTATTTCATGAAGTTCTCATTTGAAGCAGCTTTTAGATTATTTCCATATTCAAACATGTTTTTATCTTATTTATCAATTGAGGCCTTCCTAAATGCAGATTTGTTATATTGTAGTTGATCAACATGCTGCAAACCAAGCATACACGAGTAGTTTCTCTACAACATATACACAAGACAAGACACCACATTGCATGCATCACTTCAaatttaacaacaaaaaaaaaaatcagtagGATTCCCCAATGGAGAAGGGAGAATCCTGGCAGTATGGTCTGTTTGATACAATATGGTGGACAAGAAAAACTAAGTCTGCTATTTGATATTTTTGGTTTCATTTTCTTTGTCCAAGTGGGCCCAAATTTTTGTGGGTAGTGTCCATCATGATTACCTTTatgaaaaaggaagatgatgaaTATATGTGTGTGTAGGGTAGTGAGGTGAAGACAAGCTGTCAGTTGTATTTTGTGAGGAAAAAACCTGGCTTGCAAAGCTGGACAGATTCATATAAAATTATTCCAGTGCCAGGTACATAGAATTTAGTTTATTATAGAGACAGAATTAATGTCACTAGTtttgtcatttttttattttttttgttgttttttgaggTAAGAGTGAAGATTGAGGTAAGTAGCCTCTTTCTCATTTTTTTGTATTATTGCATCCTATGAGGTTTGTTTTTTTCTCTAGACAAAAAAGCTGAGTCACTTGTATACTACATGTATGTATTCATTTgtaattattataaaaacaaaAGTGAGTGTTTGTTTATATACTGCTTGGAATTTACTCTTACTATATTTTCAATTAGTGTTGTAACATCTATACAGATCGAAATCGCGAAAATATGTACATGATTGCGACACGATCGCCGCGGTTATTTAAAAAGTAGCTTTCACTATTGATTGTGTTTTAAGCTAGATACAACTTTGTGTGTTTGAAAGAAAACAATATGCTAATTCGTTTATTCTAGATTAAACGTGTCGAGAGGAACAAAGGAAAGGTTGTCATCTGCTATAATTTCCAAGAGACAAgataagtatttttttttgttttgtctaTACATCACTGTCAATCTTGAAAGTTACAACCTTTCCATTTTTGTAAAGCTATAAATGCACCGAAATTGTAGTGTATTTACATCTATTTCCACAATAACAAATGCAAAATgacaatatatatacatatatgttcATGTGAAAAGTCAATCAAAATGAGCAGTTATGCCTAGTCTGTTAGTTAGTGCTAGGCACATATATATTCCAAGTGCCCTTGATCTTAGGTAATCTAAATTTTTTACAATAATTGTAGTTTGAACTTTCCAAGGAAATAGTCCACCATGGAAGTGCGTGTTATTCTAAAGATGTGGTCTTTGAAATAAAATTGGCAAGAGTCTAGGCTTTGAGTGCCTTCCGCAGTTTGTAGGTGATATTGAATTCGAAGAGCTCGAGAGGCCACTTTGTCATTCTTTTAACTAAACTAGTCGGAGACCTGTGCTGTCGCACGGGTGGATTTTTTTGGTGGTGTAGTATAATATCAACGATAAGAAAAATGCGCAGTAAGGAAGTTTGACCTAAATGCAATATAAAAAGGTCAGAAAAAAAACCATATTAAAAAAGTAATTGTTTCATAAGAAATGTAGAAATTGGTATTTTGTAAAGTAGGTTGATTTTTTAAACCTTGATCCACCAAAAAAAATATAATGGGCCCAAATAAAAAATATGGTAATTTACATGGCCCAAATTCAAAATAGGGAAATTTGCAATTATAAATGGGGGATTGTAGATGCTGCAAACGATAAGAACCCTTTGAATTGTTTCACGATCTGCAAAATGGAAGCCTTTGTGGAGCCACCTTCAGATGATTCGTCGGAGTTCAGGTAATTTATTCAGGTTATTAGGAACTGAAAATTGTTTGTTGACCTAATGTCCTATGATGTATAGCTTCGATAAATTGAACTATATGTTGGGATTAATTTCACTTTTCTGGATATCATCATACACGCCATGAAGTTTGGAATGCAATTAATTTTAGAAGTTTTCTAAACTGCTCATGATATGGTGCAATCGATGCATTGTGTGAACCTGATATACTGCAACTGACAGATTGCTGAAGAAATTGGATTTACAAAAATCATAGGATTCAATAGGTTTTGCGTTTCTAATTTACTCGTGTGTAATGATAGGCTTGATATGTGTATGAATTAGTTAGTTGCCGATTGTTACTTCCCTTGTATGATCAGCATAAATGCCCAGGCGAATGTGTTGAAATTGTTTCCTCATAGTAATCCATGATGTGTAAATTTTGTAAAGGTTGTCATTGATTATCGGAACTGTTATGCAGTTCTGGAAGCATGGATTCAAATCTGAGTTTTTCCCACGAAGACGATACAATTTCGTGGACCAAAACAATTGCATCCGGTCGAATTGCTCGGCGTAATGTACTTGTAAGAGTTACTTTGCACAATAATGACTAACAAAACAACTTCCCAGTATCAGTAAGATGATGTAACGAATTTAATTTTTGTTCGGGTATTTCCGCATGAAGTTTGCAGGTTCTTAACCCCCTTTCCCACGCAAATCGATATTTTCGATGCAGATATGGGGATTGTGTACCAAGCAGATCTACAATGTGCGCCGAGAAATAGAGAGGAGGAGGCGTACATAGGGGTTGGATGGTATGAGTATGCCAGACAGAGAAGGCTGAAGAGAGGAGACAAGTTGTCCTTGAGGATAAACAGGGAGGCGCACACATTGGTCGTTTGGCTGTTGAACCGTTGAAGGAGGGAGTGTAATCGCGTTTACGTGTATTTATGTTGTAGTGGTCGTCCAGTTGGAAAATGAATGACAACAAAGTGTTAAGAAGAAcacgaaaaaaaaaggaaaagccaACAAAAATGTAAACAACAAAGTGTTAAGAAGAACacgaaataaaaaaggaaaatccAACAAAAATGTAAGCAACAAACTGTTAAGAAGacgaaataaaaaaggaaaagccAACAAAAATGTAAACAACAAACTCAgtcttgcaaaaaaaaaacacGAAAGCTTGCGTCTTTACGGTTACCCAATGTAAATACATTCCAAGATACGAATAAACAAAGAAATCTGTTCGGAAGACTAAGTCTCTGTATTTTTTCTCATTTGGAAAATGCTTGAAAACACGAATAAACATACCATACAATCAAGATCTATAGCAAGTGATATGAATAGAGGCTGTAGAATCGTTACAAGTCGGAGGAAACAAACCGCACAGCAGTATGAAGAGCCAACTAAAATGTAAACAACAAACTCATTCTTGCCAAAGAAACACGAAAGCTTGCGACTTTACAGTAAGCCAACGAAAATACATTACAAGAGACGAAGAAACAAAGAAAGCAAGAATAAAAAAAGGTAAACAACAATCTCAGGAGAAATGTCTTACCCGGGTTTGTTCTTCAACTAAGGAGTTGTGCAGAGAAGGTTGGGTTAATGAGAGAGAAATGTTGACAATGTTTGAAGAAGAGGAGAACTCGTTTGCTTTTGTTGGAGGGAAATAGAATGAAATCGTTGGACCAATTAGAGTTGGACACTTGTTGAATTGGGTGATAAAAGTAGGAGATTTCCATAACATATTTAGTTGATTACATTTTTATCCAGTTGTTAGTGTAAATGAAATGTAAGTGAAGGGTAATTTGGGGTGTTTGGGCAATGTTTTAGTAAAGGCTTGATAGTAGATTCAGTTTGAAAAGGACTCCCTTTCAAAATATTGTTACAAGACATTGCACTTTAATTAAATTAGTCTTATTAATGTGTTGAAAGCAGtgtacaaaataataattaaatgatataattgaaaaataacaattatttctatattaaaaagtgagaataaaatttattttaaaacaaatattttttttctttctaaaactaTAGTCATTATGAAACAGATGGAGTATTGTTTGTTtgagtcagtgttttaaaaattggaccggACATCAAACTGGTGGGGGTATTGGGTTACTGGTTTATtagtcgaaccactgggtcaccggtcgaaccgcatgactaaaccggattaaaccggataactcggttcaatagaccggtcgttataacaaaattatataggtataaaacatgtcaaactggatgatttagtctctataaaatataactagcacttaatttttttttgttgaaaatatcatatcataaataaatttacaagttcataatttaaattcaaattttaaacatagataTCACATATAATAAAATGGTTCTGCAAACAAACTTTAATCGCAACATATtctacttaaataatatataattaaataatttataaccaaataatttcattgtctactaaatttaatttaaaggaaGGAAAATTGTTTAAATGTTAGGATCTCTTACTTCAATATCAAAACCATATGCAACAAAGTCAACCGTCCGtaacatctttatttttatttttattttttatttaagttcttttattttttttatttttcattcaaataattaaaatggtgtcgttttaatttttgaaataatttttttgctAAAATGCAATTAAACCACCGGTTTTTCCGGTTTTAGCGGTCTACActggttttgaccggttcacaccggttcaatgacatattCGATCCAGCAATTGAACCAGACTGGTTACCTGGCCAGTTCCCGGTCCGACCGGTCGGTCCGGTTTTAAAACACTAGTTTGAATGATCTATTCCTACAACAATGTCGTGCACTAGAAAATAGTGCCTCAATACACTAGATTTTGAAATACACTAGATTTTGAGAAGCATTATTTTCTTGTCCCAATATGGTTCTGATGCTTTTCGACGACAtagataaataaatgaaaaaggtTTTTCTATTCTCTGGTCGAACTAGGACAGATAGTTGAGAGAACACatctttaagtattttaaaagcgATATTGCATTTTGTGGGTCCGTTCAAATGTGTCCTCCTTCCTTAACATCTTTTTGAACGACAAGGCGTAATGGACGAGTCTGAAAATTGACTTTTGACAAAGAGATTAACATCATGTTTAGTTATTGAGTTCCAGTTTTAGTCTCCCCGATTGTCATGTCTATCATGGCCTGACATTTATCCAGATTGATCTATATTCCCCTTTTAGTGAGCTAGCCCAAAAACTTCTCAAATTTTATGCTGAATtgacacttatttggattcaaaCACATGTTGTTCCTTATAACCTCTTTGAAGACAACCTCCAAATGGGTTGCATGGTTCGATTCCTCACTAGATTTTACGATTATATCGTTCATCTACAACTTGTTCATCATTCTCTAGTAAGTTGCTTGCGTTCTTGAGATCGAAGGAAATCACTTTGTAGCTAAAGTTTCTTGCCTTTGTCTTGAATGTTGTATTGTCGCTATCATTTGGGTCCTCAAAATTTGGTTATAAATGTAGTatgcatccattaatgacaaaaTCTTATATCTCAATAAATTATCCACTAACTTATCTATGTTTGAAAGGGGTGTGTGTCTTTAGGACaatcttaaatatttttaaataattgacACATATGCACCATTTATTATTTGACTTTTTTACTAGTACAACATTGAACATCCAAGTTGTGAGCTTAGGTTAAGCTATAATCCCGACTTTATTAGTACAACATTGAACATCCAAGTTATTAGTTTAGCTTAAGCTATAATCCCGACTTTACTAGTACAACATTGAACATCCAAGTTGTGAGCTTAGCT contains:
- the LOC131602947 gene encoding uncharacterized protein LOC131602947, whose protein sequence is MAANKFATMLHRNTNKLTLVLVYAILEWILIIFLLLNSLFSYLIIKFADYFGLKRPCMWCARIDHFLESGKTMNPCRDLVCEAHAVEISKLGFCSNHHKLAESDDMCEDCSVSVSFSSKPNCVELSKSIDFFPWMKEIDRIEGGDGKVVEKDEEGLRCSCCGVNFDNRFYPPCIVINPSMNILENLDVGQNLEKVNLIKEGVLVSEDDHCFDHSRSGFSVVHHENQDKVEEKSGIHMLVEVEENCACSVCDGVKETMVDDLYKLEIGLEKGEETVDDERLKLVVPKAKDDDDDDKACDMSSVEVEKIEKIEEIQTKHLDFFIHGDDCRLIPVELVDSGATENGNQSRYNKVADEGFRDNEDFILDFDMNNTDAEAEPLIENWRISDAEAEPLIENWRISDAEAEPLIESWRISDAEAEPLIENWHVSGDIVAEFSCQEKKTFYRVNEVDESGLQVEQNLEQNQDEDLTKDDNVEENVERMMHGDGELGSYVSLASEDASQTQSEEFEAEVSIGTEIPDQEHVDEYQGQDILFETNQRTQDDSSTSSVRFYVPHDSGHDKGEEEFVEFNSMSLEVRMPTSSNHMPSSFELSENDEEKFSDTPTSLENLHQLHKKLLFLERKESGTEDSLDGSVISDIECGEVTFEKLKSALKSERKALKTLYAELEEERNASAIAANQTMAMINRLQEEKAAMQMEALQYQRMMDEQSEYDQEAMQLLNDLMLKREKEKHEVEKELEVYRKKVHEYEVREKMMLSRRDSSIRSRTSSLSCSNAEDSDGVSIDFNQETKEENGFHSNHQECSNQNTPVEAVLYLEESLSSFEEERLSILEQLKILEEKLIILNYEEDHCFDDDTTSIEHLREENGNGYHHDGDHDQDDHQGQANGFVNGNGKHHQGRKITAIKAKRLLPLFDAISTETEDVELSGDENDLDFSQLQNISAEKENLDKKKVGLEEEIDHVYERLQVLEADREFLKHCISSLRKGDKGLDLLQEILQHLRDLRNVELRVKNTGDLAV